A genomic segment from Nicotiana sylvestris chromosome 1, ASM39365v2, whole genome shotgun sequence encodes:
- the LOC138869762 gene encoding uncharacterized protein, whose protein sequence is MMTCKVVVGGEQIKKINEKLKAGREKEPQKYDESFKSATEGEETVPSKTEQVTSGPKFTPQIISEVATNLETRFVLVGTVAGVETTESGRVGGKNKKRKEKESEGAQSTMRGMEKGAVDSSPTPVGLTKESGAMVVWGEESAGEKESVREIGGNRSGEAAEGANKKRKAASSIPVEIPPTRERATRSQKKQSEVELEKALEESKRKVVAKGKKKVVEPIEAIEIDEMDLVLRDEDETKEVEVVAPKYKKAKTSTKKFVSKTQSAEPSTLDKRTRSDVKSRKVKIVEEEEWSGEEE, encoded by the exons ATGATGACTTGCAAGGTTGTCGTTGGTGGAGAGCAGatcaagaaaataaatgaaaaattaAAAGCGGGTAGGGAAAAAGAACCCCAAAAATATGATGAATCGTTCAAATCTGCTACTGAGGGGGAAGAAACAGTTCCTTCTAAGACAGAACAGGTAACGTCCGGCCCTAAATTTACTCCTCAAATTATTTCTGAGGTTGCTACAAATCTGgagactaggtttgttctggtagGAACTGTGGCAGGTGTTGAAACTACTGAGTCTGGAAGGGTTGgtggtaaaaataaaaagagaaaagaaaaagagagtgaggGTGCTCAGAGTACTATGAGGGGTATGGAAAAAGGAGCGGTTGATTCTTCACCCACTCCTGTTGGCTTAACTAAAGAATCAGGTGCTATGGTAGTTTGGGGTGAGGAATCTGCTGGAGAAAAGGAAAGTGTGAGAGAAATAGGGGGAAATAGGTCTGGAGAAGCTGCTGAGGG GGCAAACAAGAAGAGGAAGGCTGCCTCTTCTATCCCTGTAGAGATTCCTCCCACAAGAGAAAGAGCCACAAGGAGCCAGAAGAAACAGAGTGAGGTTGAACTGGAAAAGgccttagaagaaagtaagagAAAAGTTGTTGCTAAGGGAAAGAAGAAGGTGGTTGAGCCTATTGAGGCTATTGAAATTGATGAGATGGACCTGGTCCTTCGGGATGAAGATGAGACAAAAGAAGTGGAGGTTGTGGCTCCTAAGTATAAGAAAGCCAAGACTTCCACAAAGAAGTTTGTTTCAAAGACACAGTCCGCTGAACCATCCACTTTGGACAAAAGAACCAGGTCTGATGTGAAATCAAGAAAAGTGAAAATTGTGGAGGAAGAAGAATGGAGTGGAGAGGAAGAATAA
- the LOC138869770 gene encoding uncharacterized mitochondrial protein AtMg00810-like, whose translation MGSEFEMSMMSELNFFLGLQIKQNSNRTMIHQQKHVNELLKRFKMEDSKEIDTSIATDTKLDIDEPASSVYQKLYRGMIGSLLYLTSSRPDIVFSVGLCARFQANPKESHLNAVKRILRYLKGTTDLCLWYPKVVIST comes from the coding sequence atggggagtgaatttgaaatgagtatgatgagtgagcttaatttctttttaggTTTACAGATTAAACAAAATTCAAATAGAACTATGATCCATCAACAAAAGCATGTAAATGAGTTgcttaaaaggtttaaaatggaagattccaaagaaattgacactTCTATTGCAACAGACACaaaattggatatagatgaacctgCTTCATCTGTttatcagaagttgtataggggaatgattggcTCTTTGTTATATCTCACttctagcagacctgacattgtcTTCAGTGTAGGCCTTTGTGCTAGATTTCAAgcaaatccaaaggagtctcacTTGAATGCTGTCAAGAGGATCTTGAGATACCTAAAAGGCACCACTGACCTTTGTCTATGGTAtccaaaggtagtaatttcaacctag